Proteins from a genomic interval of Desulfuromonas thiophila:
- a CDS encoding tetratricopeptide repeat protein has product MNLKPIFVLIIILSLIMWLSQCEYGAEHQDVDPKYKNAHITAVSAQKLMKEKQFEEALRYYELARQEMEHPNIQANQGTDVYINYGFVMNDIGVIHLGWALYGKKLDTERSHIDPASIDSAELQTALQSFETAIDFYQRWFGHNPKDYERYSNAIAESYANYGTALKYADRQDEAIEAYRLALLRNPENGTALRGFELLQLPSEPHIEAGKAERERYKKLPL; this is encoded by the coding sequence ATGAATCTAAAACCTATTTTTGTATTGATCATCATTCTGTCACTGATCATGTGGCTGTCGCAATGTGAATACGGTGCCGAACACCAGGATGTCGATCCCAAATACAAAAACGCCCACATCACCGCCGTCAGCGCCCAGAAGCTGATGAAGGAGAAGCAGTTCGAGGAAGCCCTGCGCTACTATGAACTGGCGCGCCAGGAAATGGAGCACCCCAACATCCAGGCCAACCAGGGGACCGATGTCTACATCAACTACGGTTTCGTCATGAACGACATCGGCGTCATCCACCTCGGCTGGGCCCTCTACGGCAAGAAGCTCGACACCGAGCGCAGCCACATCGACCCGGCCAGCATTGACTCCGCCGAATTGCAGACCGCCCTGCAGTCTTTTGAAACCGCCATCGACTTTTATCAGCGCTGGTTCGGCCACAATCCCAAGGATTACGAACGCTACAGCAATGCCATTGCCGAATCCTACGCCAACTATGGCACCGCCCTGAAATACGCCGACCGACAGGACGAAGCCATTGAGGCCTACCGCCTGGCCCTGCTGCGCAACCCGGAAAACGGCACCGCCCTGCGCGGCTTCGAACTGCTGCAGCTGCCATCGGAACCCCATATCGAAGCCGGCAAGGCCGAACGCGAGCGCTACAAGAAACTGCCGCTGTAG
- a CDS encoding 3'-5' exonuclease — translation MWKSLFKSAQRRVKGERGDPVAEFVCRKAEQIRSSAVLKLSLSEATFCVVDLETTGLDLDSDVIINAAAVKVKSRQITKIFDTFVKPPFPVPPDSIQWHGITDTMLENKPTIAEVLPELLRFIGPSILVGHHINFDLRMLDRQLRRYYDCPLEGAPWLDTMLLHKLVMENNTSTRLDDLLMTYCIDCEQRHRALGDAIATTRVFLRIIQELSTSYQSLNDLYSAQLDLSRKENL, via the coding sequence ATGTGGAAGTCTCTGTTCAAATCGGCCCAGCGCCGGGTCAAGGGCGAGCGGGGCGATCCGGTGGCGGAGTTTGTTTGCCGCAAGGCCGAGCAGATCCGTTCTTCGGCGGTGCTGAAGCTGTCGCTGAGCGAGGCAACCTTCTGTGTTGTCGACCTGGAGACCACCGGGCTGGATCTGGACAGCGATGTCATTATCAATGCGGCGGCGGTCAAGGTGAAAAGCCGGCAGATCACCAAGATCTTCGATACCTTCGTCAAGCCGCCGTTTCCGGTGCCGCCCGATTCGATTCAGTGGCATGGCATCACCGACACCATGCTGGAGAACAAGCCGACCATTGCCGAGGTGTTGCCGGAGCTGCTGCGCTTTATTGGACCGAGCATCCTGGTTGGTCATCATATCAATTTTGATCTGCGCATGCTGGACCGGCAGCTGCGGCGTTATTACGACTGCCCGCTGGAAGGGGCGCCCTGGCTGGATACCATGCTGCTGCACAAACTGGTGATGGAAAACAACACCAGTACCCGGCTGGACGATCTGTTGATGACCTACTGCATCGACTGCGAACAGCGCCACCGGGCGCTGGGCGATGCCATTGCCACCACCCGGGTGTTCCTGCGCATCATCCAGGAACTGTCGACGTCCTATCAGTCTCTCAACGATCTCTACAGCGCCCAGCTCGATCTTTCACGCAAGGAAAACCTGTGA
- a CDS encoding AMP-binding protein, which yields MVHPRLEYRRHKISVHQYEAYKAMPRLELFDTLARRYLEFAEPYRTVVDEMAPPYYRWYPGGRLDVFHNLIGRHMDSLRRNKAALIWRGMNFEERTYTYQALGHEVLCLINALLRLGVKKGDFVLLYLPDLPQTVVAMLACASLGAIHVNFHMAYSAEALAERLQHCRARYIITCDGVSFRSRGLKEVVNEALERIDYSISHCVVVRHTGQHCQMKPKRDLWYEDLITDPDYATGAVFDPLCSADEPLFMLYTSTKSKRPRAVLHGLAGYLVWAQFTTELLFDLVDTDIYWNTSDLAWINGHSYTVYGPLALGATVFLYEGAISYENTRCFFDYLDRYHITVLYTNPSLLRSVMRAKSTKRYLNRSSNSLRLIGCGGEKISEELYNWVQFELTNKRNLPITQIWGQTETGGCLIAGVPGVLGFEDDTMMQPLPGVDARIVDHQGRVISAAGEPGRLVLASPLPSMLQDLYKDPVGYPQTFWKKYPQRSYYATGDGASYDAKHNLELTGRLDDVVSTGGGRRSVAEIEQAVLGMERVRECAATVIDHPLQGYMLVAFCVLTDSRDESYREKTLREIREHIIEEIGELNLPDKIRFTKYLPKTPDNQINRELLKEIALQMEGI from the coding sequence ATGGTGCATCCCCGGCTCGAATACCGCCGCCATAAGATCTCGGTTCACCAGTACGAGGCTTACAAGGCCATGCCACGGCTGGAGTTGTTCGATACCCTGGCCCGCAGATATCTGGAGTTTGCCGAGCCGTACCGGACCGTGGTCGATGAGATGGCGCCGCCTTATTACCGCTGGTATCCCGGCGGCCGTCTCGATGTGTTTCACAATCTGATTGGCCGCCACATGGACAGCCTGCGCCGCAACAAGGCGGCGCTGATCTGGCGTGGCATGAACTTCGAGGAGCGCACCTATACCTATCAGGCCCTGGGCCACGAGGTTCTGTGCCTGATCAACGCCCTGCTGCGCCTGGGGGTGAAAAAGGGCGATTTCGTACTGCTCTATCTGCCCGATCTGCCGCAGACGGTGGTGGCCATGCTGGCCTGTGCCAGTCTGGGCGCCATTCATGTCAATTTCCACATGGCCTATTCGGCCGAGGCTCTGGCGGAACGGCTGCAGCACTGCCGGGCCAGGTATATCATTACCTGTGATGGCGTCAGTTTCCGCAGTCGGGGGCTCAAAGAGGTGGTTAACGAGGCCCTTGAACGGATCGATTACAGTATCAGCCATTGTGTGGTGGTACGTCATACCGGTCAACATTGCCAGATGAAGCCCAAGCGTGATCTGTGGTACGAGGATCTGATCACTGACCCGGATTATGCCACCGGCGCGGTGTTCGATCCGCTCTGTTCGGCGGACGAGCCGCTGTTCATGCTGTATACCTCGACCAAATCGAAGCGACCCCGTGCGGTGCTGCACGGCCTGGCCGGCTATCTGGTGTGGGCCCAGTTCACCACCGAGCTGCTGTTTGATCTGGTCGATACCGATATCTACTGGAACACCTCGGATCTGGCCTGGATCAATGGCCACAGCTACACCGTCTATGGCCCCTTGGCCCTGGGCGCGACAGTGTTTCTCTACGAAGGAGCTATTTCCTACGAGAATACCCGCTGTTTTTTCGATTATCTCGACCGCTATCATATCACGGTGCTTTACACCAACCCGTCACTGCTGCGCAGTGTCATGCGGGCCAAAAGCACCAAGCGCTACCTCAACCGGTCGAGCAATTCCCTGCGCCTGATTGGTTGCGGCGGCGAGAAGATCAGTGAGGAACTCTACAACTGGGTACAGTTCGAGCTGACCAACAAGCGCAACCTGCCGATTACCCAGATCTGGGGTCAGACCGAAACCGGCGGTTGTCTGATCGCCGGCGTGCCGGGGGTGCTGGGCTTCGAGGACGACACCATGATGCAGCCGCTGCCGGGGGTGGATGCGCGCATTGTCGATCATCAGGGCCGGGTGATTAGCGCTGCCGGTGAGCCGGGGCGGCTGGTGCTGGCTTCGCCCTTGCCGTCGATGCTGCAGGACCTCTACAAGGATCCGGTGGGCTATCCGCAGACCTTCTGGAAGAAGTATCCCCAGCGCAGCTACTACGCCACGGGTGATGGGGCCAGTTACGACGCCAAGCACAATCTGGAGCTCACCGGCCGGCTTGATGACGTGGTCAGCACCGGCGGCGGGCGGCGCAGTGTCGCGGAAATCGAACAGGCGGTGCTGGGCATGGAACGGGTGCGTGAATGTGCCGCCACGGTAATCGATCACCCGCTGCAGGGCTACATGCTGGTGGCTTTCTGTGTCCTGACGGATTCACGCGATGAGAGTTATCGCGAGAAGACCCTGCGCGAGATTCGTGAGCACATCATCGAGGAGATCGGCGAGCTCAATCTGCCGGACAAGATCCGTTTTACCAAATACCTGCCGAAGACACCGGACAATCAGATCAACCGTGAGCTGCTGAAAGAAATCGCTTTGCAGATGGAAGGCATTTGA
- a CDS encoding gamma-glutamylcyclotransferase family protein — MLQLVRHHWQRANRLRQADLERSALFFFYGSLMERYGNFNRFIKKHVRQIEPAFCRGSLYFLPAGFPGLIIGDQHDHQLVAGELMQFDQPLRVMRLLDKLEEFYPLQPRRSIYLRRRLPVLVERIASDGDGQPVLQRHDAWVYIYPRRLLRQDRGALSLPCGQWRSFRDTPQLPVRTGCHSLRLCDSQQQILVDELFYQQPQVQQACRQLCDSHRLCQQARQLIPQPNAGFPATDVVPEPHASG, encoded by the coding sequence ATGCTGCAGCTTGTGCGCCACCACTGGCAGCGCGCCAACCGCCTGCGCCAGGCCGACCTGGAGCGAAGCGCGCTGTTTTTCTTCTATGGCAGCCTGATGGAGCGCTACGGCAACTTCAACCGCTTCATCAAAAAGCATGTCCGCCAGATCGAGCCGGCCTTCTGCCGTGGCAGTCTCTATTTTCTGCCCGCCGGTTTCCCCGGATTGATCATCGGCGACCAGCATGACCATCAGCTGGTGGCCGGCGAACTGATGCAGTTCGACCAGCCGCTGCGGGTCATGCGACTGCTCGACAAACTGGAGGAATTCTATCCGCTGCAACCACGTCGCAGCATCTATCTGCGTCGCCGGCTGCCGGTACTGGTGGAACGAATCGCCAGCGACGGCGATGGCCAGCCGGTTCTGCAGCGTCACGACGCCTGGGTCTATATCTACCCGCGCCGCCTGCTGCGCCAGGATCGCGGCGCCTTGTCTTTGCCCTGCGGCCAATGGCGTTCCTTTCGCGACACGCCACAGCTGCCGGTGCGCACCGGCTGCCACAGCCTGCGGCTGTGCGACAGCCAGCAGCAGATTCTGGTCGACGAACTGTTCTACCAGCAGCCACAGGTACAGCAGGCCTGCCGCCAGCTGTGCGACAGCCACCGGCTGTGCCAGCAGGCCCGCCAGCTCATTCCCCAGCCAAACGCCGGTTTTCCCGCCACAGACGTTGTTCCAGAGCCGCACGCCAGCGGCTGA
- a CDS encoding putative nucleotidyltransferase substrate binding domain-containing protein: MAASRALRDFEPFCHLQPEHLTRLEEAAIIRKFPAHFHVFNQNDPFTGYLYLIREGTVEITLLTTGGEELVVDYRREGQHFGCTPIFSGEAYTGGARTARETECFLLPQQVIIAVCDAEPQLRQYFNNAIVARVRHLYADIVASHSQKALGRLEAYPFQKRLSEIMTAPVITCNENASARDVARQMHDHHIRSLVITDADGAMVGLVTCRDLISRVLSQSVDAEQISARTLMSHKPLALPPSTYMYEAMAFMIGHRIKHLPVVEAGHLLGMVTMTDLVRHRSQKALLMLGRIEEAQDLASLRELHDTLVQVADSLLSETRSAPEVMETLSYIHHGLIRRCFDLCRQQLAAEGQQEPDIRYCFLIMGSGGRREMLLGPDQDNGFIYEDFPDERQAEVDAYFIPLAQRITQALDFIGYPLCEGDVMVSNAAWRGRLHDWRQRIADWAANPEPHKVRYSSIFFDFTPLAGDASLAHSLQSIVFQAVREHPGFLYHVMQLNLTHRVPLGLWGRFITEKSGPNAGSLSLKKGGLIYIVDCVRMFALEHEVRALTTLERLKALTRDQVFSADTAEHIRVAFEALSFLRLRNEISLLREGEKPSSTIDPTSLSRTEQDLLRSAFQAVSKLQNATRSHFGKGLS; this comes from the coding sequence ATGGCGGCGTCACGCGCCCTGCGCGACTTTGAGCCCTTCTGTCATCTTCAGCCGGAACATCTCACCCGCCTGGAAGAAGCGGCCATCATACGCAAATTCCCCGCCCACTTCCATGTCTTCAACCAGAACGATCCCTTTACCGGCTATCTCTATCTGATCCGCGAAGGCACGGTCGAAATCACCCTGCTGACCACCGGCGGCGAGGAACTGGTGGTGGACTACCGCCGAGAAGGCCAGCATTTCGGTTGCACGCCGATCTTCAGCGGCGAGGCCTATACCGGCGGCGCCCGCACCGCCCGGGAAACCGAATGTTTTCTGCTGCCGCAGCAGGTCATCATCGCCGTCTGCGATGCCGAACCGCAGCTGCGCCAGTATTTCAACAACGCCATCGTCGCCCGCGTGCGCCACCTCTACGCCGATATCGTCGCCAGCCACAGCCAGAAAGCCCTCGGGCGGCTGGAGGCCTACCCGTTCCAGAAACGGCTGTCAGAAATCATGACGGCACCGGTGATCACCTGCAACGAAAACGCCAGCGCCCGCGACGTGGCGCGGCAGATGCACGACCACCACATCCGTTCGCTGGTCATCACCGACGCTGACGGCGCCATGGTCGGGCTGGTGACCTGCCGTGACCTGATCAGCCGGGTACTGTCCCAGAGTGTCGACGCCGAGCAGATCAGTGCCCGCACCCTGATGAGCCACAAACCGCTGGCTCTGCCACCGTCAACCTACATGTACGAGGCCATGGCCTTCATGATCGGCCACCGCATCAAGCATCTGCCGGTGGTCGAAGCGGGTCACCTGCTCGGCATGGTCACCATGACCGATCTGGTGCGACACCGCAGTCAGAAAGCCCTGCTGATGCTCGGCCGTATCGAGGAAGCGCAGGACCTGGCCAGCCTGCGCGAGCTGCACGATACCCTGGTGCAGGTAGCCGACAGCCTGCTGTCGGAAACGCGCAGCGCACCGGAGGTCATGGAAACCCTGTCGTACATTCACCATGGCCTCATCCGTCGCTGTTTCGACCTCTGTCGCCAGCAACTGGCGGCCGAAGGCCAGCAGGAACCGGACATCCGCTACTGCTTTCTGATCATGGGCAGCGGCGGCCGGCGCGAAATGCTGCTGGGGCCGGATCAGGACAACGGCTTCATCTACGAAGACTTTCCCGATGAGCGCCAGGCCGAGGTTGATGCCTACTTCATTCCCTTGGCCCAGCGCATCACCCAGGCCCTCGACTTTATCGGCTACCCGCTGTGCGAGGGCGATGTCATGGTCAGCAACGCCGCCTGGCGCGGCCGATTGCACGACTGGCGCCAGCGCATCGCCGACTGGGCTGCCAATCCCGAACCCCACAAGGTGCGTTATTCATCGATCTTTTTTGACTTCACGCCCCTGGCCGGCGACGCCAGCCTGGCTCACAGCCTGCAAAGCATCGTGTTTCAGGCCGTGCGCGAACATCCAGGCTTTCTCTACCATGTGATGCAACTCAACCTGACCCACCGGGTACCGCTGGGGCTGTGGGGCCGTTTCATCACCGAAAAGAGCGGGCCCAACGCCGGCAGTCTGTCGCTGAAAAAAGGCGGTCTGATCTACATTGTCGATTGCGTGCGCATGTTCGCCCTCGAACACGAGGTCCGCGCCCTGACCACCCTGGAGCGGCTCAAGGCCCTGACCCGCGACCAGGTGTTCAGTGCCGACACCGCCGAGCATATCCGGGTGGCGTTCGAGGCCCTGTCGTTTCTGCGGCTGCGCAACGAGATCAGCCTGCTGCGCGAAGGCGAGAAGCCCAGCAGCACCATTGATCCCACCAGCCTGTCGCGCACCGAGCAGGATCTGCTGCGCAGCGCCTTCCAGGCTGTCAGCAAACTGCAGAACGCCACCCGCAGCCACTTCGGCAAGGGACTGAGCTGA
- the asnS gene encoding asparagine--tRNA ligase, which yields MRIKQILARRQDCADLQVRGWVRTVRRGKEVLFVEVNDGSCLAGLQLVLPAAQLDAGVAAGLTTGACVWAQGALCPSPAAGQHWELQVQQLRLIGASDSSYPLQKKRHSFEYLRSIAHLRPRTNSFGALFRLRSRLSFAVHQFFQERGFLYVHTPIITANDCEGAGELFRVTTLDAGQPPRTAAGQVDFSQDFFATRTGLTVSGQLQGELFACAFGDIYTFGPTFRAENSHTSRHAAEFWMIEPEMAFADLAQDCQLAEDFLRYLVRHALEHCGEELAFFNERVEPGLLPRLEALAEARFENLSYTEAIAHLQASGRDFSYPVSWGADLQTEHERYLCEEVIGGPLFVTDYPKQIKAFYMRQNDDGRTVAAMDLLVPRVGEIIGGSQREERLDLLQARLAELGMEAAALDWYLDSRRWGSCPHAGFGLGFERLLMYFSGMENIRDVIPFPRTPGHAEF from the coding sequence ATGCGGATCAAACAGATTTTGGCTCGGCGGCAAGACTGCGCCGACCTGCAGGTGCGCGGCTGGGTGCGGACCGTGCGACGTGGCAAGGAGGTGCTGTTTGTCGAGGTCAATGACGGTTCCTGTCTGGCGGGCTTGCAACTGGTGCTGCCGGCGGCCCAGCTGGACGCCGGAGTGGCGGCGGGCTTGACCACCGGCGCCTGTGTCTGGGCCCAGGGCGCGCTCTGTCCGTCACCGGCGGCGGGGCAGCACTGGGAACTGCAGGTGCAGCAGTTGCGGCTGATCGGGGCCAGTGACAGTTCCTACCCCTTGCAGAAAAAGCGCCACAGCTTCGAATACCTGCGCAGCATTGCTCATTTGCGGCCGCGTACCAACAGCTTTGGCGCCCTCTTTCGCCTGCGCAGCCGGCTCTCGTTTGCCGTCCACCAGTTCTTTCAGGAGCGGGGCTTCCTCTATGTTCATACGCCGATTATTACCGCCAATGACTGCGAAGGGGCCGGCGAGCTGTTTCGTGTCACCACCCTGGATGCGGGCCAGCCACCGCGCACGGCAGCGGGGCAGGTCGATTTCAGCCAGGATTTTTTCGCCACCCGTACCGGCCTGACCGTCAGCGGCCAGCTGCAGGGCGAGCTGTTTGCCTGTGCCTTTGGTGATATCTATACCTTTGGTCCGACCTTCCGGGCGGAAAATTCCCATACCAGCCGCCATGCCGCCGAGTTCTGGATGATTGAGCCGGAGATGGCCTTTGCCGATCTGGCGCAGGATTGCCAGCTGGCGGAGGATTTTTTACGTTATCTGGTGCGGCATGCCCTGGAGCACTGTGGCGAGGAACTGGCCTTTTTCAACGAGCGGGTCGAGCCCGGGCTGTTGCCACGGCTGGAGGCGCTGGCCGAGGCCCGTTTTGAAAACCTCAGCTACACCGAGGCCATTGCCCACCTGCAGGCCAGCGGTCGTGATTTCAGTTATCCGGTATCCTGGGGGGCCGATCTGCAGACCGAACACGAACGCTATCTGTGTGAGGAGGTCATCGGCGGGCCGCTGTTTGTGACCGATTACCCCAAGCAGATCAAGGCGTTTTACATGCGGCAGAATGACGATGGCCGAACCGTGGCGGCCATGGATCTGCTGGTGCCACGGGTGGGTGAAATCATTGGTGGCAGCCAGCGCGAGGAGCGTCTTGACCTGTTGCAGGCCCGCCTGGCCGAACTGGGTATGGAGGCCGCCGCTCTCGATTGGTATCTCGACAGCCGGCGCTGGGGCAGTTGTCCCCATGCCGGCTTTGGTCTGGGGTTTGAGCGGCTGCTGATGTATTTCAGCGGCATGGAAAATATCCGCGATGTCATCCCCTTTCCACGGACGCCCGGCCATGCCGAGTTCTGA
- a CDS encoding DUF4177 domain-containing protein — protein sequence MVEYKVIETSIVTDETLERILNEGTRQGWLFERIQFAMYEGSKRPGMAFVLFTRELPLAAQDSMAP from the coding sequence ATGGTTGAGTACAAGGTGATCGAAACCAGTATTGTAACGGACGAAACCCTGGAGCGCATTCTCAATGAGGGCACGCGCCAGGGTTGGTTGTTCGAACGTATCCAGTTTGCCATGTATGAGGGCAGCAAGCGGCCCGGCATGGCCTTTGTGCTGTTCACCCGCGAGCTGCCGCTGGCGGCGCAGGACTCCATGGCGCCCTGA
- the trpS gene encoding tryptophan--tRNA ligase, producing the protein MRILSGIQPSGSLHLGNYFGMMKKMIDYQQQGELFCFIANYHAMTSLSDGKALARGTLEAAANFLALGMDPQRSTFWVQSDVPEVQELAWFLSNFTPMGLLERCHSYKDKVAKGIAANHGLFAYPVLMSADILLFNSDRVPVGKDQKQHVEVTRDIAIKVNNVYGEIFTLPEPDIDDEVATVPGLDGQKMSKSYGNTIDLFQEEKALRKQVMRIVTDSTPVEAPKNPDSCNLFQIYRLFLDKAGQEALRQRYLAGGTGYGEIKEELFVTIRDYFAPFTERRNALLQDSDQLRQTLQQGADKARREAVRVMRKVRKKAGLAY; encoded by the coding sequence ATGCGCATACTTTCCGGCATCCAGCCCTCGGGTTCCCTGCATCTGGGCAACTATTTCGGCATGATGAAGAAGATGATCGACTACCAGCAGCAGGGCGAGCTGTTCTGCTTCATCGCCAACTATCATGCCATGACCAGCCTGTCCGACGGCAAGGCCCTGGCCCGCGGCACCCTGGAAGCGGCTGCCAACTTCCTCGCCCTCGGCATGGATCCACAGCGCAGCACCTTCTGGGTGCAATCCGACGTGCCCGAAGTGCAGGAACTGGCTTGGTTTCTGTCCAATTTCACCCCCATGGGGCTGCTGGAACGCTGCCACAGCTACAAGGACAAGGTCGCCAAGGGTATTGCCGCCAACCACGGTCTGTTCGCCTATCCGGTGCTGATGAGTGCCGACATCCTGCTGTTCAACAGCGACCGGGTACCCGTCGGCAAAGACCAGAAGCAGCATGTCGAGGTGACACGTGATATCGCCATCAAGGTCAACAACGTCTATGGCGAGATCTTCACCCTGCCCGAGCCGGACATCGACGATGAGGTGGCCACCGTGCCCGGCCTGGATGGCCAGAAGATGAGCAAAAGCTACGGCAACACCATCGACCTGTTTCAGGAGGAAAAGGCGCTGCGCAAGCAGGTCATGCGCATTGTCACCGACTCCACGCCGGTGGAAGCGCCCAAGAATCCCGACAGCTGCAACCTGTTTCAGATCTACCGCCTGTTCCTTGACAAAGCCGGCCAAGAGGCCCTGCGTCAGCGTTATCTGGCCGGGGGCACCGGTTATGGCGAGATCAAGGAAGAGCTGTTCGTCACGATTCGCGACTACTTCGCCCCCTTTACCGAACGACGCAATGCCCTGTTGCAGGACAGCGACCAACTGCGGCAGACCCTGCAACAGGGCGCCGACAAGGCGCGCCGCGAGGCGGTCAGGGTCATGCGCAAGGTCCGTAAAAAAGCCGGCTTGGCTTACTAG
- a CDS encoding DMT family protein, producing MNRIVITIVLLSLSNVFMTFAWYGHLRNLAHKPWIIAALVSWGIALFEYLLQVPANRIGHSVLPVGQLKILQEVITLLVFVPFSLLYLKEKLSLDYLWAGLCLLGAVFFIFRSRLL from the coding sequence ATGAACCGAATTGTCATTACCATTGTGCTGTTGAGCCTGAGCAATGTGTTCATGACCTTTGCCTGGTATGGCCACCTGCGCAATCTGGCGCACAAGCCCTGGATCATTGCAGCCCTGGTCAGCTGGGGTATCGCCCTGTTCGAATACCTGCTGCAGGTGCCGGCCAACCGCATCGGTCACAGCGTCCTACCCGTCGGCCAGCTGAAGATTCTGCAGGAGGTGATCACCCTGCTGGTCTTCGTGCCCTTCTCGCTGCTCTATCTTAAAGAAAAACTCAGTCTCGATTACCTGTGGGCTGGCCTGTGCCTGCTCGGTGCGGTCTTCTTTATCTTCCGCAGCCGCCTGCTCTAG
- a CDS encoding glyceraldehyde-3-phosphate dehydrogenase, which yields MEDKAQLYFTDWAQRSELAENMVPIIGSLYRNRGIILSIYGRSLINRNPIGILRAHRFARQILENEISVRDSYPLLQAISKLDLAPCKIDLGKLTVRYQAQAAGESVETFIGRELAGLNTGSTPVLAEPRDVVLYGFGRIGRLLARLLIEQTGGGDKLRLRAAVVRKGSDDDLIKRASLLRRDSIHGRFQGVIKIDEEENAIVANGNLIKIIYADAPETVDYTAYGIDNAILIDNTGKWRDREGLGRHLQARGIAKVILTAPGKGDIPNIVHGVNNALIRPDEHLYSAASCTTNAIVPVLKAVNDRFGIRYGHVETCHSYTNDQNLIDNYHKKPRRGRSAPLNMVLTETGAAKAVAKALPELAGKLTGNAIRVPTPNVSMAILNLTLDKSTSVQELNSYLRDISLDSPLQNQIDFTNSPEVVSSDFVGSRYAGVVDSLATIVDDNRCVLYVWYDNEFGYSCQVIGLLEDLVGLKIPQLP from the coding sequence ATGGAAGACAAGGCGCAGCTTTATTTCACCGACTGGGCACAGCGTTCGGAACTGGCCGAGAACATGGTGCCGATCATCGGCAGCCTCTACCGTAACCGGGGCATCATCCTCAGTATCTATGGCCGTTCGCTGATCAACCGCAACCCCATCGGGATTCTGCGCGCTCACCGGTTCGCCCGCCAGATTCTGGAAAACGAGATTTCCGTGCGCGACAGCTATCCGCTGCTGCAGGCCATCAGCAAACTCGACCTGGCGCCTTGCAAGATCGATCTGGGCAAGCTGACCGTGCGCTATCAGGCCCAGGCCGCCGGTGAATCCGTCGAGACCTTTATCGGCCGCGAGCTGGCTGGTCTCAATACCGGCAGCACACCGGTGCTGGCCGAACCGCGCGACGTGGTGCTGTATGGTTTTGGCCGCATCGGCCGGCTGCTGGCCCGCCTGCTTATTGAGCAGACCGGCGGAGGCGACAAGCTGCGGCTGCGCGCCGCCGTGGTGCGCAAGGGCAGTGACGACGACCTGATCAAACGGGCCAGCCTGCTGCGGCGCGACTCGATCCACGGCCGGTTCCAGGGCGTCATCAAGATTGACGAGGAGGAAAACGCCATTGTCGCCAATGGCAACCTGATCAAGATCATCTACGCCGACGCGCCGGAAACCGTCGACTACACCGCCTACGGCATCGACAACGCCATTCTGATCGACAATACCGGCAAATGGCGCGACCGCGAGGGACTGGGCCGCCATCTGCAGGCCAGGGGCATCGCCAAGGTGATCCTGACCGCACCGGGCAAGGGCGACATCCCCAACATCGTTCACGGTGTCAACAACGCGCTGATCCGGCCCGACGAACACCTCTATTCCGCCGCCAGCTGCACCACCAATGCCATCGTGCCGGTGCTCAAGGCGGTCAATGACCGTTTCGGCATCCGCTACGGCCATGTGGAAACCTGCCATTCCTACACCAACGACCAGAATCTGATCGACAACTACCACAAAAAACCGCGCCGCGGTCGCAGCGCGCCACTCAACATGGTGCTGACTGAAACCGGCGCGGCCAAGGCCGTGGCCAAGGCGCTGCCGGAACTGGCCGGCAAGCTAACCGGCAACGCCATCCGCGTGCCGACGCCCAACGTGTCCATGGCCATTCTCAATCTGACCCTGGATAAAAGCACCAGTGTGCAGGAGCTGAACAGCTACCTGCGTGACATTTCCCTGGATTCGCCGTTACAGAACCAGATTGACTTCACCAATTCGCCCGAGGTGGTGTCGTCTGACTTCGTCGGTTCACGCTATGCCGGCGTGGTCGATTCGCTGGCCACCATCGTTGACGACAACCGCTGCGTGCTCTATGTCTGGTATGACAACGAATTCGGCTACAGCTGCCAGGTGATCGGCCTGCTGGAGGATCTGGTCGGGCTGAAGATTCCCCAGTTGCCCTGA